Genomic window (bacterium):
GATTGCCCAGCCGCCACTGATAACCCGTGGTTGCATTGGAATCCAGCGTGATCGCAAACTCGCTGCCTGCATTTGCCGCAATGGGTATTGCCTGTTTTGAAGATGCAGGCACAGTAGTGGTAATGGAAATCATCTCTTTCGGTTGTGGCGGCTGATCACTTTCGTCCGCAACGACGGTCAACGTAATAAGCATCAGGCATGCAAGCGAAACAAATAAACGAATGGTACTTGCCATAAATGCATTCATCTCTCAATACCTCCTGATTGTAAAGACTTATCGCTAGAGTATTTCTTGCCCACTCTTGTCCATTCCTGTATCATGAATATGATAGTCACAATCTCAAGGAGACAACTAAAATCAAATTTGACATATTGACCACCGACCACAAAACGCTCGCACGGCGCGGTCGGCTTACACTCAATCACGGCACTGTCGAGACACCGGTCTTTATGCCCGT
Coding sequences:
- a CDS encoding protease inhibitor I42 family protein, translated to MNAFMASTIRLFVSLACLMLITLTVVADESDQPPQPKEMISITTTVPASSKQAIPIAANAGSEFAITLDSNATTGYQWRLGNQPDEKIVKSMGSVYNEPKSRLMGAGGTEAWTFQAAGKGTTQIVLEYARPWEKDIAPIKTQTFTVTVQ